Genomic DNA from Acuticoccus sp. MNP-M23:
GCGAACCCTGCGGTACAAGGTGCTGATGCTGATCGTTCTGGTCATCATCGTCGCCTGGTCGATCCTGTGGTTCTGCGCGGCCACCGTTCTGGAACGGCAGGCGGACCGGCTTCAGCACGCCGCCATCGCCGACGGTGCGATCGTTCACTGCCTCAACCGCACCATCGGCGGCTACCCGTTCCAGATCGAGATGCGGTGCCACGACGGCTCCCGCCTCGGCACCGAACAGGGCTCCGTCACGCTGGGCGGTCTGGTCGCCACCGCTCTCGTCTACCGCCCCAATCGTATCATCATGGAAGCCAGAGGCCCCGCGGTCTACGAGAGCGAAAGCACGGGCAAAATCGCGGCAGACTGGGAGCTTGCCCACGCCAGCGCCCGGATTGACCTGTCGAGCGCCGCCGTCACCCGCTTCGACGCCGAGGTCAAGGGCGGCACCCTCACCGCCGGCAGCCTGCCGCCGATCAAGCTGTCCGAGCTGTTCGTCAACGCCCGCCAGAACCCGGCCAGTTCGCGCGATCTGGACCTTGCGCTGCGTGTCACCGGCCTCGACCCTGCACCCGGCGTCGACACCACCTCGCTCTCCGTGCGCGGGACACTGCGCGGCGGCGCTGCACTCCTCGCCGGCGATCCGAATGCCGTCGCCCAACTGGCCGCAGCAGACGGTCTCACCTTCCGGCTGGACGAAGCCATGCTCGGCAGCGGGCCGATGCAGGTCGCTGCCAGCGGCGAACTGTCCCTCGGCCAGGACGGCCATCTGAACGGCAAGCTCGACGTTGCCCTCGCCGGCTACGATAAAGGGGTGCCCTACGTCACGGTCTTCGCGCCCGATGTGCAGGACACCATCACGACGCTCCTCGGCAACCTTCTGATGTTCGCGCCGAAAACCACCATCGGCGACCGCCCCGCCCGCCGCCTCACGCTGATGGTGGAGGACGGCCGCGTCTCCGCCGGGATCGTGCCGCTGTTCCGCCTGCCGCCGGTGGCCGTCCAGCTTTAGCAACTGGCTCTAGCCCGCGGGCACCGCGTTGCGTTATCAATGGGGCATGACCCAACCGCTGTTTCGCGACGACCCCTATCTCACCACCGCCAGCGCGACGGTTGCCGGCACCGGCGACGGCACGCTGATCCTCGACCGCTCGGTGTTCTACCCCGCAGGCGGCGGACAGCCCGGCGACATCGGCCACCTGGAGACCGAAGACGGCACCACCATCGCCGTCACAGACGCGCGCTATACCGAAGACCGGAGCGCCATCGCCCTCAGCGTGGACACCGTCCTTGCCCCCGGCACTGCCGTCACCCAGCATCTGGACTGGCCACGCCGCTACAACATCATGCGCATGCATACCGCGCTGCATCTGTTGTCCGTGGCGCTCCCCTATCCCGTGACCGGCGGGCAGATCGGCGCGACCGACAGCCGGCTCGACTTCGACATTCCCGACGCAACGCTCGACAAGGACGCGATTGCCGCTGCGGTTCAGGCCCTGATCGACGCTGACCACAAGGTGTCGACCGAGTGGATCACCGACGCCGAACTCGATGCGAAGCCCGACCTTGTGAAGACGATGGCCGTCAAGCCGCCTCGCGGCTCCGGCAAGGTCCGCCTTGTCCGCATAGGCGATATCGACCTACAGCCCTGCGGCGGCACCCACGTCGCCGCGACCTCTGAAATTGGCAGGATCGACGTGAAGAAGATCGAGAAAAAGGGCCGGCAGAACCGCCGCGTCCGGATCGCGCTGGCATGAGCCTCGTCGATCCGGCCTGGCTTGCCGCGCGGCTCGGCCGCGTCGTTGTCCTCGACGCGTCCTGGCACATGCCGGACACCGGGCGCGACCCCGCCGCGGAATTTACGGACGGCCACATTCCGGGCGCCAGGCGCTTCGATATCGACACCATCGCCGACACCGAAAGCCCGCTCCCGCACACGCTGCCCTCACCGGAGCGCTTTGCCGCCGCGGTCGGCGCGCTCGGCATCGACAACGGCACCGAAGTGGTGGTGTACGAAGCCGGGCCGGTCTTCTCCGCCCCTCGCGCATGGTGGATGTTCCGCGTGATGGGGCATGACGCGAAAATTCTGGACGGCGGCTTCGCGCGCTGGCGCGCGGAAGGCTTTCCGGTCGAAACCGGCGCTGCGGCCCCGGCAGGCCCTGCTAGCTTCACGGCGCGGTTCGACCCCAACCTTTACGCCGATGCCGACACCGTCGCCCGCACGCTGGACAAAGGCGGCAATGTTCTGGATGCGCGCGGTGCGCCGCGCTTTGAAGGTGCGGTGCCCGAGCCGCGGCCAGGCCTGCGCGCCGGCCACATGCCGGGTGCCAGAAACCTCCCTTACGCCAGCCTTGTTGCCGAAGACGGCACGCTCAAGAAGGGCGATGCGCTGAAAACAGCCATCGACGCGGCAGAGATCGACCCCCAGCGTCCTGTCATCACCAGCTGCGGTTCGGGCGTGACGGCGGCCATCCTGTCGCTGGCACTCAGCGAGATCGGCGTGCCGTCACGGGTCTATGACGGGTCGTGGACCGAGTGGGGCGGCGATCCGGCCCGGCCCGTCGCAACCGGCACATCAAGCAAAACTTAACCTTGTTACGCGATAATCAGGGCGGTCCGAATGGAGCGTCCCGATGAACAATCCTTCGCTTTGTTTTCGCGTGATCGACGGTCACGCGCCACGGCCCCTCACGGGCTGGCGCGTTGTGCGCGAACGGGAAATCTGGGAGCGGCACTATCTCATCGGCCGCGAACACAGCCTGTGCCTCTCGCAGGCGCGCAACGTGTTCCTGACGGCACACGGCACCCATGACGATTTCCGCACCGAAACATTGATGCTGGACGCCGCCTTCCCGCTCGACTGGATGGCGCTGAACGTGATCGAGCGGGCGCTGCCCCGTCGCCTTCGCAGCCTTGAGATTTACGGAACGGACGCCCAGTCCTTTGTCGACTCGCTGGCTGTGCCCGAGCTTGTGCAGGCCAGCGTCCATCGCCGCAGCCGCCTCCAGGTGCTTGGGGCCACCACCATGGATGTCAGCACCCTCACCGTCCCGCAATGGAACGTGAGTGCCACAGCCACCACGTTCGAAAGCCGCAATGCCCACGCGCTGCGTGCCATTGTCGCCAGCGCCGGCTACGGTGCCCGCCAGCACGAAGACCTGCGTGACTGGTTGCAGCGCACTTCGGCGGCACAAACGCCGCCGCCCGCAGCGCGCCAGCGCGTCGGCTTCGCCAGCTGACGGTATTTTTCGGCCGCGGCCCATGAAGGCGCGGGCTGCGGGACCGATGCTCAGGTGGTGCCGTAGACCTTGTCGGCCCGCTCTTCGAAGGCCGAGGCAAAGCGGCGGAAGGCCCGGTCGAACACCGAGCCCATGACGGTCGCCAGCGTCCGGCTCTTGAACTCGTAGCGAATGTCGAAGTTGACGTCGCACGAGCTGTCATCGACCGGCGTGAACGTCCAGCGGTTCTTCAGCTCCTGGAACGGCCCGTCCAGATATTCCACGTCGATGATGTCGCTCGCCCGGTCGAGAACGACGCGGGATGTGAAGGTTTCGCGCACGAACTTATAGGCGACCGTCATTTCCGCGACCAGAACCTCGCGCCCGTCAGGCAGCGTGTCCCGCCGCCGCACGGTGAGCGAGCGACACAGCGGCACGAACCGCGGATAGGCTTTCACGTCGGCAACCAGGTCGAACATGTTGGCGGCGTTGTGCTTCACGCGCCGGGTCGTCTCAAACTGGGGCATTGACCGTCGCCGCCGTGCCCTTTTGCGCGAACCGCTCCTGGCGGGCCGCCTTCAACTTCGCGAAATCGTCGCCGGCATGATAGGACGATCGTGTCAGCGGCGAGGCCGAAACCATCAGAAAACCTTTGGCATAGGCGATGGTCTGATAGGCCGAGAACGATTTGGGCGGCACATATTCGGCGACCGCATAGTGCTTGCGCGTCGGCTGGAGATACTGGCCGATTGTCAGGAAATCCACGTCGGCGGACCGCAGGTCGTCCATCAGCTGCAACACTTCGTTCCGCGTCTCGCCGAGCCCGATCATGATGCCGGATTTGGTGAAGATGGTGGGGTCCAGCATCTTCACCTGATCGAGCAGGCGGAGCGAATGGAAATAGCGCGCACCCGGGCGGACGTTGAGGTAGAGCGAGGGCACCGTTTCGAGGTTGTGGTTGAACACGTCCGGCCGCGCCTCGACAACGCGCTCCATGGCGCCGGGCTTGCGCAAAAAGTCCGGCGTCAGCACTTCAATGGTGGTGCCGGGGGAATTTTCGCGGATCGCGCGGATGGTAGCGGCCATGTGGTTGGCGCCGCCATCGTCCAGATCGTCACGGTCGACCGAGGTGACGACCACGTGCTCGAGGCCGAGGGTCGCCACAGCTTCGGCGACCTTGCCGGGCTCCGCGGTGTCGAGCGGTTGCGGGCGGCCAGTGCGCACGTTGCAGAAGGCGCAGGCGCGGGTGCAGGTGTCACCCATGATCATGAAGGTCGCGTGGCGCTTGGACCAGCACTCGCCGATATTGGGGCAGCCGGCTTCCTCGCAAACCGTAACCAGACCCTTTTCCCGCACGAGGTCCCGCGTTTCGCGCCAGACCGGCGACGTGGGCGCCTTGACGCGAATCCAGTCCGGCTTGCGTACCACAGGGCTTTCGGCGCGGCTCGCCTTCTCCGGGTGCCGCGGCTGTACGTTTACCCTGTCGACGACAGTGACCATAGGTTTGCTTCCCCCCTTCTTGAGCCTTCTACATAGGGGCTTTTCTGCCACGACGCGAGGGTCATGGGCGCTGGGTCGCATGCAGTACATGGCACCGATGCAAGCGTGCCTTCCAAGACCAGCCGGACTTTCCCGTCTCGCTCGTGCGCATAGGCAGCGTAGTACGGCGGCGGACGCCTCATCATGGTGCCGCTGGCCACGCAGCTGATCAGGCGAAGGGGATCAGAAAACGAAATCATCTTCCGGCAAAGGCTCGAACGCGTTTTCCATATAGTCCACACGGCCACCGGCCCAGACCAGCGCGATATCGAAGCGGATGTTGCAGCCGGCGTAGCGTTCGTTTTCAGAAAGCCATGCGTTTGCGGCGCGCGTTATCCGGCGTATTTTGCGCGTATCGACGGATTCCAGGCCGCCCCAACCATGCCGGCGGGCTTTGACTTCCACAAACGCCACGGTGTCGCCACGGCTGACCACAAGATCGAGCTCGGCCCGTCCGGCGAGAACGCGTGTGCCGAGGATGGTATAATCACCCGCACGCAGAAACTGGCGGATCGAGCGCTCGGCCTCGATGCCGAATCGGAAGGCGCTCCGCCGGGACGCCACCTTGCGTGCTGGCGGCCGTGTCAGTGCAGCAGGCCAGCACAGTGAAAGCGCGCCATCCGCAGCCAATGATTGTGCGACCATTGCGATTTTCTCCAAACACCGTTGAGAGACTACCAGCGACGGCTTCAATATACAACCATTGCGCGAAATTTAGTTCGGCGCGCTCGCAGCTTCGCGCACTTCGATCGCCGTTTCAGTGATTGACGGCTCGATCGGTGTGAAGGATACCGACCCGACATCCACAGGGATCACGGGCTTCGGCCGCGGACGGGGCGCGAGGCCGCCGCCGATAACGGTGCCGGACAGCGGGTTCGGGCGACTTTCGTCGGCACCGCCGAGGGCAATCTTGACCATTGGCATTGCGCGCACGGGTTGCAGATAGGAGAGCGGCTGGGCATCGGGGCGCGGCGGCAGGGGTCCGCGCAATTTGTCGTCAAGCGGGTTGGCCGGCGGGACAGCGCGGGACGGCACCCAATCATCCGGCGCAAGCTCGGAGCGGGCGGCGGCCGGTTCGGCACGGACCGGCCGCGCCAGAGGAAAGGTGACCGGGGACGGGCTCGTCCACGCTGCAGGGACCAGACCGTTGCCGGCAAGCGCGCGCGGTGCGGCATCTTCCGGCGCAATCACGGCGTCAGCCGCTTCGGTCGCCTCGGGCTTTGCGTCGGAGGGCGCATCGCCCGCCGGTGGAACGCGCGGTGTTTCCAGTGCCTTGCGGATCGCATCGTCCCGCGCGTTGCGGTTTTTTTGCCAGGCTAGCACCGCCTCGCGCTGCGCCATGAAGGCATCGAGACCCGCGTGAACCCCCTTGTCGTAGCGGGTCGCCGGACGCCGCGCGCCGCAGACGGTGCTCCTGATATCGACGACCGGTTCGCTGGCGGCGGGGAGCGCCTCCACCGTGCCAAGATCAGGGCGGGTGCCGGTCACCGGAGCAAAAGCCATCGGCGCATCCATGTTGCCGAAACCGTTGAGGTTGATCGCCCCGCCGTTCGCCACCGCCTCGAAGCCCTTGGCCAGCAGCTCCGCCGTCCGCTCGTCTCTTTCGCGCGACGTGGTGCCCCCCAGCACAACTGCGCCAAGCCGCAAGCCGTCGCGGGTGACGGTTGCGGCAAGGTTGAAACCGGACGCACAGATGAAGCCCGTCTTCATCCCATCCGTGCCGCGGAACTTGCGCATCAGATTGTTGTGGTTGCGCATGCGCTTCTTGCCAAGCTGCACGCCGCCCATCTCGAAATAGTCAGCGTACTGCGGAAAATCGTTCTGCAGTGCCATCATCAAAACAGCCATGTCGCGGGCGGTGATGATCTGCCGCGTGTTGGGGAGGCCATGGGGATTGTCGAACGAAGACGATGCCATCCCGATCTCGGCGGCGGTCTTGTTCATGGCATCGATGAAGCGGCCCGAGCTGCCACTCACGGCCTCGGCCAGTGCCACCGACACGTCGTTGGCCGATTTCGTGAGGATGATCCGCAGCGCCGTTTCCACGGTGATCACCGTGCCCACCTTGAAGCCCATGCGGCTTGGCGGCTGCTGGCTGGCCTGCGGCGAGATGCGGACCGGGGATGTCATTGCCAACGTATCGGCCTCGATGGCCTTGAAGGTGACATAGGCCGTCATCAGCTTGGTAAGGGACGCCGGATACCACGGCGTCGACGCGCGATGCTTGGCGAGCACCTTGCCGTCCGCCATGTCGAACAGCAGGTAGGCGCCGATCTCGGCCCGCACGGCAGACAGCGGGACAAGACAGACCGCAACGATGCACAGGATCCGCAACGCAGACCGGGCGCCGCGTTCCCGCCAGCGCAGGAAAGCGCGCTTTGCTCGTCCGCCTCGCACTGTCAGTCCGCCGCACTGCCGGTTCACGCCACACCCTCAATCGCCGGCCGGTCCGCACATGAAGAGAGCCGATGCCCTTGCCGCCCGCTCGCATCTGCGTATCACAGCCTTGCCGTCCAATCACGGACCGCACCGTCAGAGTCTAGGGGAAAGTATCCGACAATGGGAACCGTCAGGGACAGGATCATTGCGCAGTTGAATGCACAATTCACACCGCTGGCACTTGAGGTGATCGACGAATCGCACCTTCACGCGGGCCACGCGGGCGCACGGCCGGAAGGGGAAACCCACTTTCGCGTCATTTTGACCGCGGATGCCTTTCGCGGCACCAGCCGGCTGGAGCGGCACCGGATGGTCAACGACGCCCTTGCCGAGGAACTTGCCGGCCCGGTGCACGCGCTTGCCGTCAAGGCCGACGCCCCGGCCTGAACGCCGGGCCAGCGCCGGCGCGTGACATCAGCGCTCCGGCAGTGCCTCTATGCCGCCGCGCGCTGCGCTCCACGCCAGCGGCGCGCGCAGGAATTCGTCCACTTCGTCAAGCTCTCCGGTGGGGAGGCTTTCCGTGGCGCGCGCGGCAGCCAGAACATCGGCCCAGCGGGCCAGGGCGTGGATCTCGATGCCGTGCTCGGCCAGCCGGTCGCGGCTTCCCGGAAACACATCGTGGTGAAACACCACGAAGCAGTGCGATACGGTCGCCCCCGCCTCGCGCAAAGCCTCGACAAAGCGGACCTTGCTGCCGCCGTCGGTGGCCAGATCCTCAACCAGGAGAACCCGCTGCCCGGCCGTCAGCTCGCCTTCAATCTGGGCCAGGCGGCCGAAGCCCTTGGGCTTCTTGCGCACATATTGCATCGGCACGGCCAGACGGTCTGCAATCCACGCGGCGAAGGGGATGCCGGCCGTCTCGCCGCCGGCCACGGCGTCGAACGCTTCAAGGCCGGCAATGTCGGCCATCATGGTGAGCGACAGATCGATCAGCCGCGAGCGCACCCGCGGAAAGCCGATAATCTTGCGGCAATCGACGTAAACGGGGCTCTTGAGGCCGCTAGTATAGGTGAAGGGCTCCGACGGCGACAGGTGCACCGCGCCGATCTCGAGCAACGCACGGGCAGTGATTGCCGCGATCTCCTCGCGGGTCGCAACGGGAAATGAAATCATTGAGGCCTCCAGCGGCAGACATCTGCCACGGCAAGGCCATGCGGCGCAATCATTCCGCGCAAAGGCTGCACCGCGTTGTGTTCAGGGTGCACCGCATTGCAGCTCCCCCCTACGCCACGCCGATCAGGATGCCTGCAGCCAGCACCAGCGCGCCGCCGACCACCACCTGCAGCGTCGCCCGCCAGAACGGCGTATCCATGAACCGCTTCTGGATCCAGGCGATCACCCAGAGTTCGATGAAGACCACGATGATCGCGATGGATGTCGCCACCCAGAAATCGGGAATGAGGTAGGGCAGTGCGTGACCAAGGCCGCCCAGCGTGGTCATCAGGCCGGTGACGACGCCGCGGGTCAGCGGCGAGCCGCGGCCGGAAATCACCCCGTCGTCGGACGCGGCTTCCGTGAACCCCATGGAGATGCCGGCGCCCACGGACGCAGCAAGGCCCACCAGAAACGTCTGCCAGGTGTCGCCGGTGGCAAAGGCAGCGGCGAAGATCGGCGCAAGGGTCGACACCGAACCGTCCATCAGCCCGGCAAGGCCCGGCTGCACATAGGTCAAAACGAACTTGCGGTGGGCCGCCTCGTCCTCTGCCGAGCGCGCCGATTCCGGCAACGCCTGTGCCTCGATGCTGTCCCACGCGGCTTCGTGGCCGGCTTCCGCCGCGGCAAGGTCGCCAAGGAGTTTTCGCGTCGACGCGTCTGACGTTGCCTGCGCGGCGCGGGTATAGAAATTGTGCGCGTCGGATTCCATCCGGACGGCCTCGGCGCGCACCCGTTCAACGCCCAGTTTTTCCACCAGCCACACCGGACGGCGCGCATAGAAGCCGGCGACGTGTTCGCGCCGGATCAGCGGGATCGCATCGCCAAAGCGCCTCTGATGCAGCTCGATCAGGCGTTGGCGGTGGGTATCCTCCTCTGCCGCCATGGCGTCCAGCGCCTCGGCGGTCGCCGGGTATTCAGCGCGCAGGGTGGACGCATACCAGCGATAGATCTGGGCGTCGTCCTCCTCCGAAGAGATCGCGAGCGCCAGCACCTCCTGGCTGGAGAGATCGCTGAAACGCCGCCGGTTGCCGAGTATCGAAAGCACTGTGCCGTTCCTTGAATTGGAATAATTCCATTGTATGGATTTATCTTCGCCAATCAAGAAAGCGCGCGAGGTGATTTCCACCGCAGCGCGCGGCGGCGGTTGGAGCATGGGGTTCGGCTGCGGGCCACTCCCCGCGCGCCGCTCCCTTGAAGAAGTGTCTGCGGCGTTCTAAACCGCAAACGCCTCATCCCCGGACCGGACAATCATGAACGACGCGCCCAAGAAGATCGTGCTCGCCTACTCGGGCGGCCTCGACACCTCCATCATCCTGAAATGGCTTCAGCAAAAATATGGCGCTGAAGTCGTCACCTTCACCGCCGACCTTGGCCAGGGCGAGGAGCTGGAGCCTGCACGGGCGAAGGCCGAAATGCTCGGCTGCCGCGAGATCTTCGTGGAGGACCTGCGCGAGACGTTCGTGAAGGACTATGTTTTCCCGATGATGCGCGCCAACGCGCTTTACGAAGGCGTCTACCTTCTGGGCACGTCCATCGCGCGGCCGCTGATTGCCAAGCGCCAGATCGAGATCGCGCACGACACCGGGGCCGACGCCGTCGCCCACGGCGCCACCGGCAAGGGCAACGACCAGGTCCGCTTCGAGCTCGGCTATGCGGCGCTCGACCCGAAGATCAAGGTGATCGCGCCGTGGCGGGACTGGGACTTCAAGTCCCGGACCGACCTCATCGAGTTCGCGCGCCTCAACCAGATCCCGGTGGCGAAGGACAAGGAGGGCGAGGCCCCCTTCTCGGTCGACGCCAACCTCCTGCACTCCTCCTCGGAAGGCAAAGTGCTGGAAGACCCGGCCGTGCCGCCGCCCTCGATCGTCTTCATGCGCACCCTTTCGCCCGAAGAGGCGCCGGACAAGGCGACCGAAATCGAGATCGGTTTCAAGGAAGGCGACGGCGTGTCGCTGAACGGCAAGGCGATGAGCGCTGCAACGCTCCTCACCGAGCTGAACGCGCTCGGCCGCGACAATGGCATCGGCCGGCTCGACCTCGTCGAGAACCGCTATGTCGGCATGAAGTCCCGCGGCATCTACGAGACGCCGGGCGGCACGATCTACCACGCCGCCCACCGCGCGATGGAATCGATCACGCTCGACCGCGGTGCCATGCACCTGAAGGACGAGCTGATGCCGCGCTACGCGGAGCTTCTCTACAACGGCTTCTGGTTCTCGCCGGAGCGCGAGATGCTGCAGGCCGCCATCGACCACTCCCAGAAGGACGTGGAGGGCACCGTCCGCCTGAAGCTCTACAAGGGCAACGTGATCGTGATGGCCCGCTCCAGCGGCAGGTCGCTCTACGACGAAGCCATCGTCACCTTCGAGGACGACGCCGGCGCCTACGACCAGAAGGACGCCGTGGGCTTCATCCGCCTCAACGCCCTGCGCCTGAAAACGCTCGCCAAGCGCAACAGCAACAGCTGACGCTGCACCAATACGCCGGGCGGGCCTGACCCCGTTTCGAAGAGAAAAAGCCGGTTCCAAGAACCGGCTTTTTTTGCGTCCACCGCCGCGGTCCTGCCGGCCGCGCCACATCACGGAAGGCTGCACCATGAAGATCATTGTCGTCGGCGCGTCGGGAGACATCGGCAGGGCGGCCTGCGAGGAGCTGGGCGCCCGTCACGATCTCATCCGCGTCGGCCGCTCCAGCGGCGACATTCAGGTGGACATGTCCGACCGTGCCTCCATCGACGCGATGTACGCGCGGGCCGGCAGGGTGGACGCCGTGGTCTCCACGGCCGGCGACGTCCACTTCGGGCCCCTTGAGGAGCACACCGAGGTTGTAGCTAACGCTGTAATTTCCATCAGAAAAATTTTCTGCGGATAGCCGCGTGTACAGCCCTGGAAGTTCATCAACCGAAAGATTTTCACTAAGGTTGTCAATGTTGATCGCTATCGAGCCGCCGCCTGCAGAGTACCTACTATAAAGTCCCTCCCGCGTTAGAAAATCGACTTCATAATATTGCTCACCATCAATTTCGTAAAATGCGCTACCCATTATTTCCTCCCAGTGCAGCGTGTTCCGTCGCCGACTATGTCGACATTGTCTATTAATCCAAACAATATTGACGGATAGACAAAAGTATTTAATATTCCGGCGAATCGACCATTTATTTTTATATAGTGTTCTATGCTGTAAAAATTAGGGTCTACATGATACTCGTACTTGCTTGTTGATACTTCAGGTTCAGCGCCGCATTTATTTGAAATGTACCGAAGCGCGATATCTGCGCTCGAAGTAATGGCTTGTTGGGGGCCGAACTCATTCGAATGCGCAGAGCACCATGATCCTAAAATAACTACCCACGCTATGGTGATAATTATAGCGCGCAACCTACTGTATCTCCCGCATCCTAGAGTTTGGCATCCGTCTTTTCCGTATCTGCTGTCAAGGGCAGGGCCTTCGCCAGAAGGTGATGGGGCAGATCAACCTCGTGCTGGCCGGCGTTGGCGCGGCAACGGCCAATGGCGCGCTCGGCGGCTTTGTGGTCGGCTCTGCCGTAGAAATGCCGCGCGGCCTGCGGATCAACGTCGTCAGCCCCGGCGTGCTCGATGTTTCCGTGCCGCGCTACGGTGCATGGTTCCCGGGCCACGAGCCGGTGGCGTCCGGGCGGGTCGGGCGCGCCTATGCCAAGAGCGTCGAGGGGGCGATCACCGGGCAGGTGATCATCGTCGGCTGAGGAGAGCCGGCGGCCGGGTCAGTCGACGACGATCTTGACGAGCTGGCCCGGCTTCAGCGGATTTTCCGCGTCGATCCCGTTCAGCGTCTCGAACAGGGGGCGCTTCATCTCGTGGTCGACGCCGCGCATCCGGGCCGAAAGGCCCACCACCGTATCGCCCGGCTGGGCCGGCACCACCTGCAAGGTGAGCGGGCGCATGGCCGCCCGCTGCGACGGGGTCAGCACGCGGAACGAAGCCAGCGTGCGACGGAACGCATCCTCGTAGGCCGAAGCCGGCTCCGACGAGGCGAAGATGAAGCGGTAGACCCGCTCCGGCCCGCGCACCACCGCAATGCGGAACGACCAGCCGTCCACCAGCGCAGAGGCGATGGCCACAGGCATCCCGCCCAGCGTGCTCGGCCGCACGGAGTCGGTGATCAGCCCCTTCACCCAGCCGGAGCGCAGATAGTCGCCAAGGTTTTCGCCCGAAGGCACCGACACCGCGTCGAACCGGATGGCGGTGTGCTGCCCGTCGGTGGCGAGCACCGCGGCGGACGTGTTCTTCAGCACATAGCCCTGCGGCACGGTGAACGCGATGCCGAGTTCGGAGTGCGCGAACTCCCGCCCGCGCACATAGCCCTCGCGCGGGTCGTCGCCGAACAGCGCCCCGTCCAGGCTCTCAAGGTAGCCCTCGCGCTCGGTGAGGCCGATGCCGGGCGCCGCAAACGCGCGGGCTGCGCGGCGTGCGTTGTCCACTCTCGCCGGCGTCGACGGGTGGGACGACAGGAAGCTCGGCCGCGTGGCGCTGGCCGCGTTCATGGCCGGCAGCTCGCCGTAGCGGGCCATGGCGCCCAGGAAGCGTGCGGCGGCAAACGGGTCGAACCCGGCCTTTGCCAGTGTCTGCACGCCAATCTCGTCGGCCTGAAACTCCTGCCGCTGGCTGAAGGAGGCAAGGCTCACGTCCGCCGTCTCGCGGGTTTCGAGCCGGATTTCGGGGTCGTCCACCACATCGCTGACCCTTCGGGCCAGCGCGACGGCGCGGGCCTGCCGCTGGCGCTGACGCGCGTGGTCTGCCGTGACGTGGGCCAGCTCGTGGGCGATCACAGCCGCAAGCTCGCTC
This window encodes:
- a CDS encoding M48 family metalloprotease, which produces MKAKWTATVLAALLVASCGGSISESPVITAAMPRPGPAVIAAPVRPPRSKEHEKLIASYGGVYNNPKIEREVASLVGRLVAASANPNQSIQVTILNAPAVNAFALPSGDLYITRGLITLANDESELAAVIAHELAHVTADHARQRQRQARAVALARRVSDVVDDPEIRLETRETADVSLASFSQRQEFQADEIGVQTLAKAGFDPFAAARFLGAMARYGELPAMNAASATRPSFLSSHPSTPARVDNARRAARAFAAPGIGLTEREGYLESLDGALFGDDPREGYVRGREFAHSELGIAFTVPQGYVLKNTSAAVLATDGQHTAIRFDAVSVPSGENLGDYLRSGWVKGLITDSVRPSTLGGMPVAIASALVDGWSFRIAVVRGPERVYRFIFASSEPASAYEDAFRRTLASFRVLTPSQRAAMRPLTLQVVPAQPGDTVVGLSARMRGVDHEMKRPLFETLNGIDAENPLKPGQLVKIVVD
- a CDS encoding NAD-dependent epimerase/dehydratase family protein, whose product is MKIIVVGASGDIGRAACEELGARHDLIRVGRSSGDIQVDMSDRASIDAMYARAGRVDAVVSTAGDVHFGPLEEHTEVVANAVISIRKIFCG
- the mbfA gene encoding iron exporter MbfA, giving the protein MLSILGNRRRFSDLSSQEVLALAISSEEDDAQIYRWYASTLRAEYPATAEALDAMAAEEDTHRQRLIELHQRRFGDAIPLIRREHVAGFYARRPVWLVEKLGVERVRAEAVRMESDAHNFYTRAAQATSDASTRKLLGDLAAAEAGHEAAWDSIEAQALPESARSAEDEAAHRKFVLTYVQPGLAGLMDGSVSTLAPIFAAAFATGDTWQTFLVGLAASVGAGISMGFTEAASDDGVISGRGSPLTRGVVTGLMTTLGGLGHALPYLIPDFWVATSIAIIVVFIELWVIAWIQKRFMDTPFWRATLQVVVGGALVLAAGILIGVA
- a CDS encoding argininosuccinate synthase, which translates into the protein MNDAPKKIVLAYSGGLDTSIILKWLQQKYGAEVVTFTADLGQGEELEPARAKAEMLGCREIFVEDLRETFVKDYVFPMMRANALYEGVYLLGTSIARPLIAKRQIEIAHDTGADAVAHGATGKGNDQVRFELGYAALDPKIKVIAPWRDWDFKSRTDLIEFARLNQIPVAKDKEGEAPFSVDANLLHSSSEGKVLEDPAVPPPSIVFMRTLSPEEAPDKATEIEIGFKEGDGVSLNGKAMSAATLLTELNALGRDNGIGRLDLVENRYVGMKSRGIYETPGGTIYHAAHRAMESITLDRGAMHLKDELMPRYAELLYNGFWFSPEREMLQAAIDHSQKDVEGTVRLKLYKGNVIVMARSSGRSLYDEAIVTFEDDAGAYDQKDAVGFIRLNALRLKTLAKRNSNS